DNA from Bradyrhizobium diazoefficiens USDA 110:
CGTCGAGCTCGATCTTCGCCAGCGCAGTCCTGAACTTCGATTGGTTGTCGCTGAGATCGCCATTGACCTCGCGCAGCGCCAGGATCAGGGCCATCGTCGAGCCATAGTAATTCGTCGCGAGCAGTGACGGGCTTGGGAAGCGCTTGTTGGGCGGGAAGGCGTCCTGATAGGCCTTCACGAACTTCTGCCAGCCCGGATCCTCCCAGGTATCGGCCTGGCCGCTCGCTGCGATGGTGCCGATCAGCGCGTTCTTGGCATTCCCCTTTGACGACAGGATGGTCTGGTCGATCATGATGGAACCTCCCATCAGATGCGCCTTGCCGCCGGCCTGCTGATACTGATTGAGGAAGTTGACGGCGTCCGCCCCGCCAAGCCCAAGATAGATGGCATCGACATCGTCGGGCAGCGCGGCGATGACGGAGGCAAAGTCCTTGGTGCCGAGCGGAACCCATTGCCGGTTGGTGACCTGGCCGCCGGCGCCGCAGAACTCGAGCACGAGGCCGAACACCTGGGTGTAGATGAAGGAATAGTCTTCGCCGACGGTCGCGATCTTGCGATACTTCTTGTCGTCATAGGCGTATTTGCCGAGGCCGACCTGCCACTGCGCGCCGTCCATGTTGTAGCGGAAGAAGTTCGGGGCAGGATCGACATAGGTCGTTTCCTGGGCGCCGGATGCCGCATTGATGAACGTCAGCTCGGGATGGGTCTTCGCAAAGTTCTTCACCGCGATACCCTCGTCGCCGGAGAGCGGCGACAGCAGGATCTGCACCTTGTCCTGCTCGATCAGCTTGCGGACGGCGCGCACTGCCGAATCCGGCGTCGCGTCGGTCGATGCGACGATGAATTCAAGCTCCTTGTCGCCGATTTTCTTGCCCAGCACGTTGAGTGCCGTCTGGTGGCCGCGCATGCCGTCCTCGCCCAGCACCGTGTAGGTGCCTTCGAGGGTTGCGGTCACGCCCACCTTGATCTTTTCCTGGGCGATCGCCGCGCTCGAAAGAAACAGGCTGCTCAGCGCAAGCAGTCCCACACCGCATTTCGACATTGTGCTCCTCCCTGTGTCGTCGCTTTGTTGCCGCGCCGAACCGGGCGCGACGCCCGTGGCTCTCGAACGGCCCGCGGCTTTGGAGGGAAGCTAGCTGAAGTCGAATGCGGTGCCTGCGTGGGCGCCGCGTCCGGTTTGACGGGCAGTCTCATTTTTGAATGTTGCGGCGCAAGTGGTTTTGCAGTGCAATCGGCGACCGTGCCGCGCCCTGATGCACCCACCAACCCTAGGGCATCTCACACCCAGCCGCCATCCACGACGTAGTGCTGCGCGGTGCAGGCGGAGGCCTCGTCGGAGGCGAGGAAGACGGTGAATTTCGCGACCTCGTCCGGCACCAGCCGGCGCTTCAGGCACTGTCGCTGCTGCAGTTCGATCTCGCCCGCCGGCGTCATCCATTTCTCGAGCTGGCGCTCGGTCATGATCCAGCCCGGCGCGATCGCGTTCACCCGAATATTGTAGGGACCGTAGTCGCGGGCGAGGGAGCGCGTGAGACCGACGACGCCCGACTTGCTGGCCGTGTACGCCGCCATGCCGCCCTGTCCGGCCATCCACGACACTGAGCCGAAATTGATGATGGCGCCGGCCTTCGCCGCCTTCATGTCCGGCAGCACGGCTTGCGCGGCGAAGAACTGGTGCTTCAGGTTCACCGCGATGCGGTCGTCCCAGTATTCCGGCGTCATCTCCTCGGTGTTGTGCCGTTCGTCATGTGCGGCATTGTTGACGAGGATGTTGATCGCGCCGTGCGCTTTGCGCGCCGCCGCGACGCCGGCGCGCAACGCGGCGATATCGGTCAGGTCGACGCGCTGGAAATGCGCAGCCAAACCCTGATCGGACAGCTCGCGTGCCAGGCGTTGGCCCTCGTCGGCCTTGATGTCGAAGAACACGACATTGGATTTCTGCTGCGCGAAGCGCCGCACGATCGCAGCGCCAATCCCCGATGCGCCACCGGTGACGAGAACGACCTTGTCGGCAAGGTCGGAATAAACGGCGGCCATGGGCACCTCTTTTTCTTGTGTTGCGGGCGGTGCAAGGCGCCGCCCAGTTGTCCCGCCAACCTTAGCCGCTTCCGCCGTGAGGTCCATAGATCAGAATTTTAGTTGCGCACCTCAAAAATCGAAGGCAGGATTGCAGCCAAAGAATAAGAGCCGATCGGGAGGGATGTGATGAGACTGCTCGGGAAGCTGGGACTCGCCGCTGCCGCATGCCTGCTTTGGGCCAACTCTGCCGCAGCCGACACGACGGTCAAATGGCTCCACATCGAGGCCAATCCGGCCCAGGTGAAGATCTGGGAGGAGGTCGCGCGCGCCTATGAGGCGTCGCATCCGGGCGTCAAGGTCGAGATGCAGTTCCTCGAGAACGAGGCCTACAAGGCCAAGCTGCCGACCATCCTGCAATCCAAGGATCGGCCGAACATCATCTACAGCTGGGCCGGTGGCGTCCTGAAGGCGCAGATCGAAGCCGGCGTCCTCGACGACATCACCGATTCCGTGAAGGGTTACAGCGACAGCCTGACGCCGGCAGCGCTCGCTGCCTTCACCAGCAATGGCCGCGTCTATGGACTTCCGACCGCGCTGTCGCAGGTCGGCTTCCTCTGCAACAGGGAACTGATGGCCAAGGCGAAGGTCGATCCCGCGGGGATCAAGAGCTGGGATGATCTGCTTGCCGCCGTCAAGACGTTGAAGGCCGCAGGCGTGACGCCGATCGTGGTCGGCGGCGCCGACAAATGGCCGTTGCACTTCTATTGGACGCATCTTGCCGTGCGCATTGGCGGCAAGCCGGCCTTCGACGCGGCGCTGCGCGGCGAGAACGGCGGCTTCGCCGGCGAAACCTTCCAGAAGTCCGGCGAGCTGTTCAAGCAGCTCGTCGATCTTCAGCCGTTCCAGAACGGTTTCCTGGGCTTCAAGAATCCGCAGGCCGTCGGCTATTTCGGCGACGGCAAGGCCGCAATGACGCTCGCCATCAGCACCGTCTATCATCTGCAGCGCGCGCTCGCCGCCGACAAGGTGGGCCTCTCCGAGGACAAGATCTGCTGGTTCGACTTCCCGGTCGTCTCGGGCGGCAAGGGCGCGCCGACCGACACGCTCGGCGGCATCACCGGCTGGCTGATCACCAAGGGCTCGCCGAAGGAGGCGGTCGACTTCCTGAAATACTTCGTCTCCAAGGACGTACAGACGCGGCTTGCGGCGGGCAATTTCATCATCCCGGTGGTGCAGGGCGCGGATGCCGGCCTCAACAATTCCTTCATGAAGCTGATCGCGGCCAATCTGGCGAAGTCGAACTATCACCAGAACTTCTACGACCAGAGCCTCGGTCCCTCGGTTGGCCGCGTCGTCAATGACGTTACTGCCGAAATCGCCGGCGGCAGCATGAGCCCGCAGGACGCCGCGAAAGCGATCGAGGCGGCCTGGAAGCAGGGTAACTGACGGTGGCGCGACCGATCGCGAGCGCGCCGGCGATGAGCGTTGCGCAGACATCGGTCTCGCCGACGGCGGTGCGCGGCCCCGGCTGGGACGGCCGCTTCACGGTGCTGATCCTGTTCCTGCCGCCGGCGCTGCTGTTGTTCACGCTGTTCGTGGTGGTGCCGATCGGCGAGGCGGCCTGGTACTCGGCCTTCAACTGGAACGGCTTTGGCCGGCCGACCAACTGGATCGGCTTCGACAATTACCGCTTCGTGCTGGAGACGCGCGCCTTCTGGCTCGCGTTGCGCAACAACGGGCTGATCATCGCGGTCTCGCTGCTGATACAGCTGCCGCTGGCGCTCACGCTCGCCTTGATGCTCGCCGAGCGTTTCCGCGGGGCGGTGGCGCTGCGCATGCTGTTCTTCATGCCCTATATCCTGGCCGAGATCGCAACCGGGCTGATCTTCTCGTTCGTCTACGACGGAGACTACGGCCTGGTCGCTTCGATCTGGCGCACCTTCGGCGCCGAGCCGCCGCATCTGCTGGCCTCGACCGACACGGCGATGCTGGCGGTGCTGATCGTCATCGTATGGAAGTATTTCGGCTTCCACATGATGCTGTTCATCGCCGCGCTTCAGGGCCTCGACAAGAGCCTGGTCGAGGCGGCCACCATCGACGGCGCGACGCGCTCGCAGACGCTCCGCCACGTCGTCATCCCGTTGCTGTATCCGACCATCCGGCTCTCGGTGTTCTTCGCCATCATCGGCTCGCTGCAGCTGTTCGATCTCGTCATGCCGCTGACGCGCGGGGGACCGGCGGATTCCTCCAACACCATGGTGAGCTTCCTCTACAACAACGGCATCTCGCGCATGCGCGTCGGCTATGGCAGCGCCATCGGCGTCATCCTGTTCGTGATCTGCGTGACCTTTGCCTTCACCTACAAGCGATGGTTCATGCGCGATGAATGACGCCGAGCCCGCCCGTATTCCGTTCGATCCCGCCATCCTGTTCAAGGCGCTGTTCCTCGCCGTGATCGCCGTCTTCGTGCTGGTGCCGCTGCTCGCGACCCTGCTCGGCGGCTTCAAGTCGCTCGGTGAGCTGCGCGTCAATCCGTTCGGCTTGCCAAGGCACTGGGAATGGCAGAACTATGCCGACATCCTGTTCTCGGCGCGCTACTGGCAGCTGCTCCGCAACTCGCTGGTCATCTCGACGCTCGCGGTGACGCTGACCCTGATCGTGGCTTCGATGGCCGCGTTCACCTTCGCTCATGTCAGGTTCTACGGCTCATCGATGCTGCTGAGCTACCTGACGCTCGGCCTGCTGTTTCCCGCCGCGACGGCGGTGTTGCCGCTGTTCATCAAGGTGCGCGATCTCGGGCTGCTCGATACGTATTTCGGCGTCGCGCTGCCGCAGGTCGCATTCAGCCTGGCCATGAGCGTGCTGCTGCTGCGGCGCTTCTTCAAGGACATTCCCTATGAATTGCTCGAAGCCGCGCTGGTGGACGGCTGCAGCTACATCAAGTTCTTTCGCTACGTGACGCTGCCGCTGTCACGGCCGATTCTTGCCACCGTCGGCACCATCACCTTCGTCAACAGCTGGAACGCCTATCTGCTGCCGCTGGTGATGCTCAACACCGATGCGCTCTATCCCTGGCCGCTCGGTATCATGGTTTATCAAGGCGAGTATTCGTCCGAGTGGCACCTGATCCTGGCCTTCATCACGCTGACCATCCTGCCGACGGTCATTCTCTTCCTTCTGGCGCAGAAGCACATCGTCGCCGGCCTCACCGCAGGCGCGGTCAAGGGATGAACGGAATCTCACGGAGATCACAATGAGAAGAATAGGCGTCGGAATCATCGGCTGCGGCAACATCAGCACCGCCTATCTGAAGGCGGCCCAGCGCTTCCCGGTCATGGAGGTCAAAGCGCTCGCCGACATGCGCAGCGATGCCGCGGAGCGCCAGGGCGCGGCCTTCGGCCTACCGGGGATGCGGGTCGATCAGTTGCTGAGGCGCGACGACGTCGAGATCGTCATCAATCTCACGGTGCCGCTCGCCCACACCGACGTCAGCCTCGCCGTGCTCAATGCCGGCAAGCATATCCATTCCGAGAAGCCGCTCGGCATCAACGTCGCGGAGGCGCGCAAGGTGATCGATCTCGCGGCGCAGAAGAACCTTCGCGTCGGCTGCGCGCCGGATACGTTCCTGGGCGGTGGACACCAGACCGCGCGCAAGCTGATCGACGACGGCGCGATCGGCACGCCGGTTGCGGGCAGCGCCTTCTTCGGCTGTCCCGGCCACGAGCGCTGGCATCCGGCGCCAGGCTTCTATTACCTGCGCGGCGGCGGGCCGATGCTGGACATGGGGCCGTATTACATCACCGATCTCGTCCAGCTGCTCGGCCCGGTCGCGAGCGTGATGGGCTCGACCGCGCGTCCGAAATCCGAGCGCGTGGTGACCAGCCAGCCGATGAACGGCACGCTGATTCCGGTCGAGGTCTCGACCCATGTGGCGGGCACGCTCGAATTCGAGAGCGGGGCGGTCGTCTCGATCGCGATGAGCTTTGATGTCCCGAAGCACCGGCACGCGCCGATCGAGATCTATGGCGACAAGGGCAGCATGCTGGTGCCGGACCCGAACCGCTTCGGCGGCGAGGTGCAGGTCGCGAGGACCGGCGGTGAATGGGAGACGGTGCCGCCGACGCACGGCCATGTCGACGGCGAGTTCCGCTCGATCGGCGTCGCCGACATGGCCGCCGCGATCCTGAACAACCGGCCGCATCGCGCCAGTGGTGCGCTCGCCTTCCACGTGCTGGAGGTGATGGAGGCGTTCCAGACCTCCGCCGACGACGGGCGGCGCGTCAAGATCGAGAGCCGCGTCGAGCGGCCGGCGATGCTGCCGGCCGGACGCGAAACCGGACAGATCGACTGAGGACAGAAACATGCGCAAGGCAATGATAGTTTGGGGCGGCTGGCCGGGACACGATCCGGATCTCTGTGCCTCGATGATCCGCGGCTGGCTGAAGGCGGAAGGCTTCGAGGTGCGGATCGAGACCACGACGGCGGCATTCGCCGATCCCGCGATTCACGATCTGTCGCTGATCATCCCGATCTACACCATGTCGAAGATCGAGAAGGCGGAAGCGCTCAATCTCTGCGCGGCGGTGCGCAGCGGCGTCGGGCTCACCGGCCATCATGGCGGCATGTGCGACGCGTTCCGCGATTCCGTCGACTACCAGTTCCTGTGTGGCGGGCAGTGGGTCGCGCATCCTGGCAACATCATCGACTACAAGGTCGACTTGACGAAGCCGGACGACCCCATCATGAAGGGTCTGAAGAGTTTCGAGCATCGTTCAGAGCAGTATTACATGCATGTCGACCCCGCCAACGAGGTGTTGGCGACGACGACCTTCACCGGCGAGCACGCGCCCTGGATCGAGGGCGTGGTCATGCCCGTGGTGTGGAAGAAGCGCTACGGCGCGGGCAGGGTGTTCTACTCCTCGCTCGGCCACCGTGCCTACGAGCTTGACGTGCCGGAGATCCGAACGCTGATGACCCGCGGCATGCTGTGGGCGGCGCGCGAATGACAGCCGGCGCGGCGCAGCCGGTGCTTCGTGCCACGCTCGAGGATGTCGCGCGCGCGGCGGGCGTTTCGCTCGCCACCGTCGACCGCGTCGTCAACCGGCGCGAGGGCGTGCGCGCCAAGACGGTTGCGCGCGTCGAGGCCGCGGTGGCAAAACTCGGCTATCGTGCCGACGTCGCGGCCGCGCGGCTTGCCCGCGGCCAGACGTTCCGCTTCGCGTTCGTGCTGCCGACCGGCAGCAACAGCTTCATGACCAACCTGACCGAGCAGGTCCAGCGCACCGCGGACTGGCTCGCCGGCCAGCGCGGCTTCATCGATATTCTCCATGTCGACGTGTTCGATCCGGACGTGCTGGCCAGCGCGCTGGAAAACTTGTCGCCGGCCTATCAGGGCGTCGCCGTCATCGCGCTCGACCATCCGAGGGTACGCGCCGCGATCGACGAGCTCGCAGGCCGCGGGGTCGCCGTGGTGACCCTGGTGTCGGACGCGCCGAGCTCGCGCCGCCTGCACTATGTCGGTATCGACAACCCGGCCGCGGGGCGGACCGCGGCCACGCTGATGGGACGCTTCCTCGCCGGCAACGAGGGGACGGTCGCGGTGATCGCGGGATCGTTGTCGCTGCGCGATCACACCGAGCGGCAGTTCGGCTTCCACCAGATCCTGTCCAGCGAGTATCCGGATTTGCGCGCGCTCCCGGTCATCGAGGGCCGCGACGACAGCGACCGAACGCGGAAGCTCACGGCCGCGCTGCTGGCGCGCCATGCCGATCTCCGCGGCATCTATTGCTGCGGCGCCGGGAACCGTGGCATTGCTGATGCGCTCGAGGCCTCGGGACGGGCGCGCGAGGTGGTCTGGATCACCCATGAGCTGACTCAGTATACGCGGCGCTTCCTGGTCCGCGGCACGCTCGACGCCATCATCAACCAGGACCCCGGCCACGAGGCGCGGTCCGCAGCGCGCGTCCTGCTCGCGCATTGCTCGGGTGAGCCCATCAGCCCCGACCAGGAACGCATCCGCATCGACATTTTTCTGCGGGACAATCTGCCGTAACTGCGAGCTCTGATGCGCGGCCGCTGCTCTCGCCCGATCGAGCCGGCGAGGGCGGTTCAGCCTCCGCCTTGCCAGCCGGCGGTCGCGGAGAGGGCGCGCGCGTGGGCGCTCAGGGCCGTCGCTGTCGGACCTTTCAGGTCATCGTCGAGAATACCGATGGGTCCCATCATCGTGATGGCCGCGATCATGAACCCGCCCTGGTCGAAGATCGGCGCGGATAGGGAGGTGAAGTTCGGCAGCAGCGCGTCACGACAACGGCTGATGCCGTCGCGCCGGATCGTGTCCATCATCTCCTCCACCTCGGCCTTGGTGGTTGGCGCGTCATCGACCCGCGTCTCGCGCGAGCGTTCCTCCTTGAGCTCCTGATCCAGCATCTCGCCCGTCAGCGAGCGCGGCAAATGTGCAAGAAAGTTTCGCCCCAGCGCGGACCGCAGCAGGCTCAGGACGCTTCCGACGCGCAGCTCGATGATGGGCCGGCTGGCTCCGCCCTCGACGCGATAGATGATGGTCGGTCCGCGATTGCCCCACACGCCGAGAAATACGGTGTGGCCGATCGTCGTTGCGAGTTCGGTCATGGCCGGCCGCGCGACGGCGAAGACGTCGAATTGCTCGATGGCCGCCATGCCGAGCTTCAATGCGTAGGGGCCGAGGGCATAGCAGCCGGTGTCGCTCTCCTGTCGGACGATGCCCACCGCCTGAAAGCTCACGAGATAATAGTGGACGTTGGCCGCGGACATTCCGGTGTTGGCGGCGATCATCTTCAGCGGCACGGGCCGCATTTCGGTCCTGAGGTAGTCGAGGATCTTGAAGCCGATCTCGATCGACTGAATGCCGCGCCGTCCGGGCCGTTCCGCCTTGGTGGTCTTGCCGGGTTTGGCTCCTCGTGCGGATGCGGGCGCCGGATCCGGCGGACGGGGTCGGCGCGGCTTCTTCACTGAAAATCCTTATAGATCAGGGTGTTACGGCGGGTGTCGTGCTGGCGCATTATTGGGCGCGTCGCGCCGGATATTCAAGCTTGCTGTATTTGACGACATCATATGTATATGACTAAATAAAATTGCTTGAAGCGGGGCTGGGTTTGGCCGCGAAACAGGGGAATGACGATGGATGCACGAGCGACGGCGGTACCCGCCGACCAGAATCTGACGCGCAGCGAGGAGCGGCAGGTCGTTCTCGCCTCGACCCTCGGCACCGTGTTCGAGTGGTACGACTTCTTCATCTACGGCTCGCTGGCCGTGTTCATGAGTTCGGTATTGTTTCCGCCGGACAACCCGACCGCCGCCGTGCTTGCGTCGCTCGGCGCTCTTGCGGCAGGCTTCGTGATCCGGCCGATCGGCGCAGTGGTCTTCGGCCGCATCGGCGATCTGGTCGGTCGAAAATATACCTTCCTCATCACCATCGTGATGATGGGCGGCGGCACGGCCTTGATCGGCTTCCTGCCCACCTATGCCAGCGTGGGTCATGCTGCATGGATCTCGCTGGTCATGCTGCGATTGATCCAGGGCCTCGCGGTCGGCGGCGAGTATGGCGGTGCCGTCATCTACGTTGCGGAGCATTCGCGTCCGGACCGGCGCGGGCTTCTGACCGGCTGGATCCAGATCACATCGTCGGTCGGGCTGGCGCTCTCCATCGCGGTCATCATCGGCACGCAGAGCGTCATGAGCGAGGCCGACTTCAAGGCCTGGGGATGGCGCGCTCCCTTCATCATCTCGATCGCGATGCTGGCGTTCTCGATCTACGTCCGCGCCAAGCTGCATGAATCGCCCGTCTTCACGCGTCTCAAGGCCGAGCGTCGCCTGTCCAGGAGCCCGGTCAGAGACACGTTCGCCCGGTGGTCCAGCCTTCGCCTGGTGTTGATCGGGCTGTTCGGTGTGACCGCGGGGATGGGGTCCACTTACTTCACCGGCCAGTTCTACGTGATGATCTTCATGCAGCAGATCGCAAGGATCGACCTGCAGACATCCTATACCCTGATGGCCATCGGCCTCGTCATCGGTGCGCCGGCTTTCGTTTTCTTCGGTTGGCTGTCCGATCGGGTCGGACGCAAATGGCTGATGATGACGGGTCTCGTACTTTCGGCGCTGTGCTACCGGCCGATGTTTTCGTCGCTGCTGGAGGCAGCAAATCCGCAGCTCGTGGCCGCGACCCGCAGTGCGCCGGTGACGGTGCACGCCGACACCACCAGCGAAGCATGCCGGTTCGGCCTTGCGGCCGCATTGCTGAGCTCGCATGGCGATCATGGCAAGCCTTGCGTCCAGGCCAAGAAGCTGTTGATCGGAAGCGGCATCAACTTCAGCTATGCCGCCCCGGTCGATGGCCAGGCCGTAGCCATGACGGTCAACGGCAAGACGATTGCCGGATACGATGCGGCGGCTTATCGCAAGGCCCTGTCCGAGGCGGGTTACCCCGCCAAGGCGGATCCCGCGAAGGTGTCGTCAGCCTACATCGTCTTTCTGCTGGTCGTCATGACCGTCATCGTCGCGATGGTCTATGGGCCGGTGGCGTCGTTCCTGGTCGAGGTGTTTCCGGCCAACATCCGATACACGGCACTTTCGTTTCCCTACCACATCGGCGCCGGCATCTTCGGTGGCTTCCTGCCGTTCTTTGCAACCTATCTTTCGCTCGCGGTCGGCGACGTGTTTGCGGGGCTCTGGTATCCGGTCGTCATTTGCACGGTCGTCGCCGTGATCGGATCGATCATGCTGCCGAACAGGCCGCAAATCGAGACGGATCACTGAGTATGACATGCCGGCGGGCCGCAGCAGCGGCCCGCTCTCCGTTTCCGTGCCCGGGATGACATGATGGATAGCAACCGACCGAACACCTACAAGGCGGCCGTCGTTCAGGCCGCGTC
Protein-coding regions in this window:
- a CDS encoding MFS transporter, with translation MDARATAVPADQNLTRSEERQVVLASTLGTVFEWYDFFIYGSLAVFMSSVLFPPDNPTAAVLASLGALAAGFVIRPIGAVVFGRIGDLVGRKYTFLITIVMMGGGTALIGFLPTYASVGHAAWISLVMLRLIQGLAVGGEYGGAVIYVAEHSRPDRRGLLTGWIQITSSVGLALSIAVIIGTQSVMSEADFKAWGWRAPFIISIAMLAFSIYVRAKLHESPVFTRLKAERRLSRSPVRDTFARWSSLRLVLIGLFGVTAGMGSTYFTGQFYVMIFMQQIARIDLQTSYTLMAIGLVIGAPAFVFFGWLSDRVGRKWLMMTGLVLSALCYRPMFSSLLEAANPQLVAATRSAPVTVHADTTSEACRFGLAAALLSSHGDHGKPCVQAKKLLIGSGINFSYAAPVDGQAVAMTVNGKTIAGYDAAAYRKALSEAGYPAKADPAKVSSAYIVFLLVVMTVIVAMVYGPVASFLVEVFPANIRYTALSFPYHIGAGIFGGFLPFFATYLSLAVGDVFAGLWYPVVICTVVAVIGSIMLPNRPQIETDH
- a CDS encoding ThuA domain-containing protein — its product is MRKAMIVWGGWPGHDPDLCASMIRGWLKAEGFEVRIETTTAAFADPAIHDLSLIIPIYTMSKIEKAEALNLCAAVRSGVGLTGHHGGMCDAFRDSVDYQFLCGGQWVAHPGNIIDYKVDLTKPDDPIMKGLKSFEHRSEQYYMHVDPANEVLATTTFTGEHAPWIEGVVMPVVWKKRYGAGRVFYSSLGHRAYELDVPEIRTLMTRGMLWAARE
- a CDS encoding carbohydrate ABC transporter permease; protein product: MARPIASAPAMSVAQTSVSPTAVRGPGWDGRFTVLILFLPPALLLFTLFVVVPIGEAAWYSAFNWNGFGRPTNWIGFDNYRFVLETRAFWLALRNNGLIIAVSLLIQLPLALTLALMLAERFRGAVALRMLFFMPYILAEIATGLIFSFVYDGDYGLVASIWRTFGAEPPHLLASTDTAMLAVLIVIVWKYFGFHMMLFIAALQGLDKSLVEAATIDGATRSQTLRHVVIPLLYPTIRLSVFFAIIGSLQLFDLVMPLTRGGPADSSNTMVSFLYNNGISRMRVGYGSAIGVILFVICVTFAFTYKRWFMRDE
- a CDS encoding carbohydrate ABC transporter permease, with the protein product MNDAEPARIPFDPAILFKALFLAVIAVFVLVPLLATLLGGFKSLGELRVNPFGLPRHWEWQNYADILFSARYWQLLRNSLVISTLAVTLTLIVASMAAFTFAHVRFYGSSMLLSYLTLGLLFPAATAVLPLFIKVRDLGLLDTYFGVALPQVAFSLAMSVLLLRRFFKDIPYELLEAALVDGCSYIKFFRYVTLPLSRPILATVGTITFVNSWNAYLLPLVMLNTDALYPWPLGIMVYQGEYSSEWHLILAFITLTILPTVILFLLAQKHIVAGLTAGAVKG
- a CDS encoding ABC transporter substrate-binding protein — its product is MSKCGVGLLALSSLFLSSAAIAQEKIKVGVTATLEGTYTVLGEDGMRGHQTALNVLGKKIGDKELEFIVASTDATPDSAVRAVRKLIEQDKVQILLSPLSGDEGIAVKNFAKTHPELTFINAASGAQETTYVDPAPNFFRYNMDGAQWQVGLGKYAYDDKKYRKIATVGEDYSFIYTQVFGLVLEFCGAGGQVTNRQWVPLGTKDFASVIAALPDDVDAIYLGLGGADAVNFLNQYQQAGGKAHLMGGSIMIDQTILSSKGNAKNALIGTIAASGQADTWEDPGWQKFVKAYQDAFPPNKRFPSPSLLATNYYGSTMALILALREVNGDLSDNQSKFRTALAKIELDAPNGKIKLDSNRQAIGTNFVTEVVDDGKGALFSKVVKVIPNVNQTLGYDPAVFSKIGLPSRTVPECKKY
- a CDS encoding SDR family NAD(P)-dependent oxidoreductase, encoding MAAVYSDLADKVVLVTGGASGIGAAIVRRFAQQKSNVVFFDIKADEGQRLARELSDQGLAAHFQRVDLTDIAALRAGVAAARKAHGAINILVNNAAHDERHNTEEMTPEYWDDRIAVNLKHQFFAAQAVLPDMKAAKAGAIINFGSVSWMAGQGGMAAYTASKSGVVGLTRSLARDYGPYNIRVNAIAPGWIMTERQLEKWMTPAGEIELQQRQCLKRRLVPDEVAKFTVFLASDEASACTAQHYVVDGGWV
- a CDS encoding IclR family transcriptional regulator encodes the protein MKKPRRPRPPDPAPASARGAKPGKTTKAERPGRRGIQSIEIGFKILDYLRTEMRPVPLKMIAANTGMSAANVHYYLVSFQAVGIVRQESDTGCYALGPYALKLGMAAIEQFDVFAVARPAMTELATTIGHTVFLGVWGNRGPTIIYRVEGGASRPIIELRVGSVLSLLRSALGRNFLAHLPRSLTGEMLDQELKEERSRETRVDDAPTTKAEVEEMMDTIRRDGISRCRDALLPNFTSLSAPIFDQGGFMIAAITMMGPIGILDDDLKGPTATALSAHARALSATAGWQGGG
- a CDS encoding Gfo/Idh/MocA family protein, producing MRRIGVGIIGCGNISTAYLKAAQRFPVMEVKALADMRSDAAERQGAAFGLPGMRVDQLLRRDDVEIVINLTVPLAHTDVSLAVLNAGKHIHSEKPLGINVAEARKVIDLAAQKNLRVGCAPDTFLGGGHQTARKLIDDGAIGTPVAGSAFFGCPGHERWHPAPGFYYLRGGGPMLDMGPYYITDLVQLLGPVASVMGSTARPKSERVVTSQPMNGTLIPVEVSTHVAGTLEFESGAVVSIAMSFDVPKHRHAPIEIYGDKGSMLVPDPNRFGGEVQVARTGGEWETVPPTHGHVDGEFRSIGVADMAAAILNNRPHRASGALAFHVLEVMEAFQTSADDGRRVKIESRVERPAMLPAGRETGQID
- a CDS encoding LacI family DNA-binding transcriptional regulator, giving the protein MTAGAAQPVLRATLEDVARAAGVSLATVDRVVNRREGVRAKTVARVEAAVAKLGYRADVAAARLARGQTFRFAFVLPTGSNSFMTNLTEQVQRTADWLAGQRGFIDILHVDVFDPDVLASALENLSPAYQGVAVIALDHPRVRAAIDELAGRGVAVVTLVSDAPSSRRLHYVGIDNPAAGRTAATLMGRFLAGNEGTVAVIAGSLSLRDHTERQFGFHQILSSEYPDLRALPVIEGRDDSDRTRKLTAALLARHADLRGIYCCGAGNRGIADALEASGRAREVVWITHELTQYTRRFLVRGTLDAIINQDPGHEARSAARVLLAHCSGEPISPDQERIRIDIFLRDNLP
- a CDS encoding extracellular solute-binding protein; translation: MRLLGKLGLAAAACLLWANSAAADTTVKWLHIEANPAQVKIWEEVARAYEASHPGVKVEMQFLENEAYKAKLPTILQSKDRPNIIYSWAGGVLKAQIEAGVLDDITDSVKGYSDSLTPAALAAFTSNGRVYGLPTALSQVGFLCNRELMAKAKVDPAGIKSWDDLLAAVKTLKAAGVTPIVVGGADKWPLHFYWTHLAVRIGGKPAFDAALRGENGGFAGETFQKSGELFKQLVDLQPFQNGFLGFKNPQAVGYFGDGKAAMTLAISTVYHLQRALAADKVGLSEDKICWFDFPVVSGGKGAPTDTLGGITGWLITKGSPKEAVDFLKYFVSKDVQTRLAAGNFIIPVVQGADAGLNNSFMKLIAANLAKSNYHQNFYDQSLGPSVGRVVNDVTAEIAGGSMSPQDAAKAIEAAWKQGN